A window of the Bacteroides thetaiotaomicron VPI-5482 genome harbors these coding sequences:
- a CDS encoding FecR family protein: MENMNPESLLRKAQALGEDIKEMESIDVMGAYQQAQTQIKTNRRRSMYNQLMRYAAFLTIPLLLSSLILGYLYWGATDTEEKYAEVMAATGSVIRYELPDHSVVWLNSGSTLRYPTVFKKDNRNVELKGEAYFEVEADRKRPFYVNTPAGLSVYVYGTKFNVNAYEDDNSIETVLEKGKVNVISPDGKTTVQLAPGERLLYNKVDQKLLKGKVDVYEKVAWKDGKLIFRNAELGEIFKRLARHFNVDIQFNNISGKEYKYRATFRNETLPQILDYLAKSAALKWRTEEAVQQADDTFTKKKIIVDLY; this comes from the coding sequence ATGGAAAATATGAATCCGGAATCATTGCTCCGAAAAGCGCAGGCATTAGGAGAGGATATTAAGGAAATGGAGTCTATTGATGTAATGGGTGCCTATCAACAAGCACAGACCCAAATAAAGACAAACAGAAGAAGGAGTATGTATAATCAGTTGATGCGTTATGCTGCATTCTTGACTATACCTTTATTACTTTCTTCTTTGATTTTGGGATATTTATATTGGGGAGCAACGGATACTGAAGAGAAGTATGCAGAAGTCATGGCGGCTACAGGTTCAGTCATTCGTTACGAACTTCCTGACCATTCGGTTGTCTGGTTAAACTCCGGTAGTACTTTACGTTATCCTACCGTTTTTAAGAAAGATAATCGTAATGTTGAATTAAAAGGTGAAGCCTATTTTGAAGTAGAAGCGGACAGGAAACGGCCTTTTTACGTCAATACTCCTGCCGGGTTAAGTGTCTATGTGTACGGAACCAAATTTAATGTGAATGCTTACGAAGATGATAATAGTATAGAAACGGTATTAGAAAAGGGTAAAGTAAACGTTATTTCACCGGACGGAAAAACAACAGTTCAGTTAGCTCCAGGAGAACGATTGCTTTATAATAAGGTAGATCAGAAATTGTTGAAGGGAAAAGTGGATGTTTATGAAAAGGTGGCATGGAAAGACGGTAAGTTGATATTCCGCAATGCCGAGTTGGGTGAAATATTCAAACGGCTGGCACGGCATTTTAATGTAGATATTCAGTTTAATAATATATCGGGAAAAGAATATAAATATCGTGCGACCTTCCGTAATGAAACACTGCCACAGATATTGGATTATCTGGCTAAGTCTGCTGCCTTGAAGTGGAGAACTGAGGAGGCGGTACAACAGGCAGATGATACATTCACAAAGAAAAAGATAATAGTAGATTTATATTAG